The genomic window ACCTGATTCAGATTCAATCTGTTCAGCTATCGCCCTTTCCTATTTAAAAACCACGCTAGGTGAAGAAACCGTCCCAGCTCGTTTAGGAGAGCTTTCACCAGAAACTTTATTTATTTTAGACAAATTTGGTTTTGAGCAACCCGAATTAAAAACAAGTTTTGCAGGCGAAGGTATCTATATTGTTGACCATTCAGACCGTATTCAAGGACCTGATGATATCGATGAAGCAACAATATTAGGTATTATTGATCATCATAAATTAGGCGATATTACTACCTCTACCCCATTAGAAATTTGGGTTCGTCCTGTTGGCTGTACCAATACCATCATTAAAATGATGTACGATTTCTACGATGTAGAAATTCCAAAAAATATTGCTGGTGCAATGATGTGCGCTATTTTGTCTGATACGGTTATTTTTAAATCACCCACCTGTACCACTGCTGATATCAAGTGTGTTGAAGCATTAGCTGAAATTGCAGGCATTAGCGACGCAAAAGCCTTGGGTATGGAAATGTTTGAAGTAAAATCTGCCGTATTAGGTACGCCTATACGTGACCTAGTTTTACGTGATTTTAAAGACTTTAACATGCATGGCAACTTAGTGGGTATCGGTCAGTTGGAAGTACTTGACCTCGCCATCTTTGATGATATGAAGCTTGAATTATTTGCTGACATTGCAAAATTAAAAGCCGAAGGTAAACGACACACGGTTTTATTATTACTGACAGACATTATGAAAGAAGGCTCTGAAATGTTAGTTATTAGCGACAATGCTGATTTAACAGAAAAAGCTTATGGCAAACCACTTGTTGACGGTAAAGTATGGTTAGACGGCGTATTGAGTCGTAAAAAACAAGTTGTTCCACCTCTACAAGATTCATTAGCTTAAAAATGAAAATCAATAACTCTGCACGGCTAAGCTACAGATTAATGTCTGCTGACGATGCAGAGTTATTGTATCAACTTGACCAAGACCCAGAAGTGATGCGTTTTATCAGTGATGGTAACCCGTCGTCACGCGAGACCATTACAAACGTGTTATTGCCTCGTATGCAAAAATACCTAAGTCCAACTAAAGGTTGGGGATTGTGGCAAGTTAATATCACTGAAACGGATCAATATATTGGCTGGGTACTTGTGCGACCGATGAATTTTTTCTCTGCCTTACCTGAGTTTGATAACCTAGAGCTCGGTTGGCGATTTTTTCAAACATCATGGGGTCAAGGTTTTGCCAGTGAAGCGGCTCAACATATTAAAGATGCTTTAGCCATCAATCCTGAATACGAGAAATTTAGCGCCATTGCCGACGAAAATAATCTAGCTTCAATAGGCGTAATGAAAAAAATAGGTATGTCATATCTTAAAACATATCTTCATATTGACCCATTATTTGAATGTAACGTCGCTTACTATCAGCTTCAAAATACCTAACCGTTAATGTTCTACATTAGCAGTCACCGAATTTCTGTCTTTTCCTGAAAGGGTATTTTTAAATAGCTTGTTCTTGCTCGAATAAACCTGAGTATATTCTGTTGATTTATCTGATAATTTTTATATGCTAATACCTGAGGTAAAGGCATAATTTTAATGGGTTGATCATCATAAAACCGATAACAACGACTATACGTTGAGATATCTAACTCAACTTTAATCGTTTCTGACCAAGTATGGTCGCGTTAATTCGTTAATATTGTAAGCAATTGTCCCCATCATTTTCTGTATCTTCCCTTTATAATCAATTAATTTATGCACTGAGTAATTAGCACAGATAAAGTACGACTATGTCGAGATCCTCTTCAAAACAGCAATAAAAAAACTCACCGAAGTGAGTTTTTTGATCTTGATAATATGCCGTTAAATTTTACAATTAAACGCGTTCAATTACCGTTGCAATACCTTGTCCTAAACCGATACACATAGTCGCTAAACCTATGCTGACGTCTTGACCTTCCATTAGGTTCAATAAAGTACCCGTGATACGCGAGCCAGAACACCCTAATGGATGACCTAAAGCGATAGCGCCACCGTTTAAGTTAATCATATCTTCAGCTCGGTCTTCTAAGCCTAGAGATTTAACACACGATAAAGCTTGCGCCGCAAAGGCTTCGTTAAATTCAGCTAATTCAATATCAGCTAAAGATAAACCTGCACGTTTCAATGCTTTTTTCGTTGCTGGAACAGGACCAAAGCCCATAGTAGACGGATCACAACCTGCAACCGCCATACCACGAATACGCGCACGAGGGGTTAAACCAAGCTCTTTTGCACGATCAGCTGACATCACTAACATTGCTGATGCACCATCAGACAAAGCTGAAGAAGTACCGGCTGTTACTGTACCGTTAACTGGATCGAACACTGGGCGTAAACCGGCAAGCGTTTCAATCGTTGTTTCAGGACGAATAACTTCATCATGTTCAACTAAGGTTAACGCGCCCATTGCATCGTGTCCTTGAGTGGCAACAATTTCATTGTCCCAACGACCAGCAAGTTGTGCTTCATAAGCTTTTCTGTGTGAACGTGCCGCAAAAGCGTCTTGTTGTTCACGGGTAATACCGAACTGCTTACCGAGTAACTCAGCGGTTAAACCCATATTGCCAGCCGCACGAGAAATATACTTACTCAAGGCCGGATCAAAGTCGACATCATACATCATAGGAACATGTCCCATGTGCTCAACACCACCAACGATGAATACATCACCTTGGCCACACATGATGTTAGTGGTTGCATCATGCAAAGCTTGCATTGATGAACCACATAAACGGTTAACAGTTACCGCGCCAACTGTTTTTGGAATGTCTGTTAACAACTGTGCATTACGCGCAATGTTAAAACCTTGCTCTTTAGTTTGCTTAACGTTGCCCCAGATAATGTCTTCAATTAATGAAGGATCTAAATTAGGGTTACGCACTAATAGTTGCTGCATTAAATGCGCTGATAAACCTTCAGCACGAACGTTACGAAAAACGCCAGCTCTAGAGCGTCCCATTGGTGTACGAATACAATCTACAATGACTACTTCTTTCATGTTCTTCTCCTTAGCTTATGCTGTTTTTACGTCGGTGTTGAAATAAGATTTACCTGATTTAGCCATTTCGCGTAATCCATCAGTTACCTGATAAATTTCACCTAAATGCGCATACTTATCAGCCATGGTAATAAAGTTAGTTAAACCTAACGTTTCTAAATAACGAATTGCACCACCTCTAAACGGTGGAAAACCAATACCGTAAATTAAGCCCATATCAGCTTCAGCGGCAGTATCAACAACACCTTCTTCTAAACAACGCACCACTTCATTGACCATAGGGATCATTAAGCGAGCAATAATGTCTTCACTACTAAATTCTTTTTTGTCTGCACAGGTACTTTCAAACAATGCGTAAGCATCAGCTGAAGCTACTTTTGTTGGACGACCACGCTTGTCTTGACCGTAATCATAAAAGCCTTTGCCATTTTTCTGACCAAGACGTTTATTACTGTATAGAGTGCTTACTGGGTCATTATCAATTTTTGCCATACGCGTTGGGAAGCCAGATGACATAACACCCGTACAATGATCAGCGGTATCAACACCCACCACATCAAGTAAGTATGCTGGGCCCATTGGCCAACCAAATTGTTTTTCCATGATTTTATCAACAGCAGCAAAATCAACACCTTCAAGCATTAATTGGCTAAAGCCAGCAAAGTATGGGAATAAAACACGGTTAATATAAAAGCCAGGACAATCGTTAACAACAATCGGTGATTTACCCATTTTAGCCGCGTAAGCAACAACAGCCGCAACGGTTTCTTCAGAAGTTGCTTTACCACGAATAACTTCAACCAATGGCATTTTGTTTACCGGGTTAAAGAAATGCATACCACAGAAGTTTTCTGGACGTTTTACACTTTGCGCTAACAAATCGATAGAAATCGTTGAGGTGTTAGAGGTTAAAATGGCATCTTCAGAAAGAAAGCTTTCTACTTCAGCAAGGACCATACCTTTTACTTTAGGGTTTTCGACTACCGCTTCAACCACGATATCAACATCTTTAACACTATCGTAGCTAAGGGTTGGTGTGATGTTATTTAACACGCCAGCCATAGTCTTAATATTCATACGACCGCGTTCAACTTGCTTGGTTAAAATGCCAGCAGCAGTATTTAAGCCTAGATCAAGTGCTGCATCATTAATGTCTTTCATAATGATTGGCGTGCCTTTATAAGCAGACTGATAAGCAATACCACCGCCCATAATACCCGCGCCTAACACAGCGGCTTTATTCACTTGTTTAGTCGCCATTTTAGCGGCTTTTTTTGCTTTGCCTTTAACGACTTGATCGGCCATAAACAAACCAATTTGCGCCGTAGCCGCATCAGTTTTAGCAAGCTTAGCAAAGTTTGTATTCTCAATAAGCATGGCTTCTGTTCTACCGAGTAAAGCAGCAGCTTCGATAGTTTTTACCATCATCATAGGTGCAGGGTAATGTTTACCCGCTTTAGCGGCAATCATACCTTTACAGGTATTAAAGGTCATAATTGATTCAACAGGGCTAAGCTTTAACGCTTCAAGTTTCTGTTGACGTTTAGCTTGCCAATTTAACTTACCAGACATTGCTTGTTTAAGCATGTTAATAGCGGCTTCGCGTAAATGTTCTGGCGCAACAACCGCGTCAAGTAAACCAACAGCCATTGCTTGTTCAGGCTTAAACGCTTTACCCGTAGACATCCACTCAACAGCATTATCAGCGCCAATAATTCTTGGTAAGCGCACTGTGCCACCGAAACCAGGAATCAGGCCTAATTTAACTTCAGGTAAACCTATCGAACATGTTGTATCAGCAATACGGTAGTCACAAGCTAAGCTCATTTCACAACCGCCACCTAAAGCAAAACCATTAAGTGCAACAATTGTTGGTAGCTTAATGTCTTCAAATGAATCAAAAACGTCTGAGCCGCCTTTGATCCAAGGGATAAGTTCCGCTTCAGGAAGTTTAAACATTGTTAAAAATTCAGTGATGTCTGCACCAACAATAAAGTTAGATTTTCCAGACGTTACAAGTACGCCTTTAGCATCTGCACAATTGTTAATAGCAGCAACCACTTCGATATATTCTTTAAAAGTTTGCTGATCAAACTTATTCACTGAGCCTTGTGCATCGAATTTAAATTCAACAATGCCGTCATTCAGTAATTCGGCAGAAAGGTTTTGACCTTGAAATAACATGCCTAGTTTCCTCGTTTAGTGGGATAAAAATAGGGTCTGAACTCAATTAAATGATAATTTAACTGATCAGTTTTTATAATAATAGACGATTGAGTGTGCCTTGAAAGAAAAATAAATGCAAATTTTTTAAACAGGTGTTTTAATTAGGTGTATTAATCTATGGTTTTTTAACTCAAACAGAAAGAATGGCTCGCGGTATAAGCCGATTAATAGGGCCTAAAAGACGATAGACACAAGAGACTAAAATCAATCCTAAAAACCCATGCTAGGTAAATAAATCGATAAAATAAATTTAACGTTAGCCGCTTAGCACTTTCGACTAAAAGTGGCGATAATCTTAGGATAAAAATATAGAGTAAAGCGTCATCAGATGTTAATGACGCTTTAAGCTATAATTACTATCTTTATTGCCTATGGCTTTGTCGAAAACTCGACGATTGCAGCAATGTGATAGATCATTTGTTTTTTTCTTTAGCTATTGCAATTAAAACCTACTTCCAAAAAATAGCCAAGCCTGAACATTTAGCATCAAGTGCTGGTGTTAGTTTTTCAATTAATCATATTGCCGCTGTGGTTATTCCAGCGTTGCTTGGTTTAGTGTGGATTTATAACCCGTCATGGGGCTTTTATATTGGTGCAGGCTTTGCTGGTTGTTCTTTGATTTTATCGCACTTTATTCCGTGCCATCCAAGGGAAGGCGTCGAGTTTAGATACCAAGAAACATCTTAACTATTTTAGCCGATAAAAAATCCGAGACATTATATCTCGGCTTTAATTTATTCAAGCTAGCAACAATCAGTATTGATTACTTATTGTTACGTAAGAAGGTTAAAAACTCATCAGCAGGCATAGGTTTAGCATAAAAGAAACCTTGTACTTCGTCACACCCTTGAGCGATTAAATGCGCTTGTTGTTCTTCCTCTTCGATACCTTCAGCAATAACTTTTAAGTTCATTTGCTTACCGAGGTTAATAATCGTATCTGCAATCAATGATTGCCCCGGCTCTGCAATACCCGTAATAAATGAACGGTCGACCTTTAAACGGTCAAGCGGTAATTGTTGTAAATAACTCATTGATGAATAGCCGGTACCAAAGTCATCAAGCGCAATGCTGATACCTTCAGCTTTCAACTTAACTAATGCATCAATAACAACTTGTGGCTCATCCATTAAAATATTTTCAGTGATCTCTAATTCGAGCTTACTTGGTTTAACATCATGATTAATCGTCGCTTGAATGATACTGTCAACGAAGTTATCACGTTTAAATTGTGGGATAGAAACGTTAACAGAAATACCAACATGATCGAATTTCTGTTGCTCTAATACCTTTATTTGTTTACAAGCTTGGTTAATAACCCAATCACCAATTTCTACAATCAACCCTGAATATTCTGCTAGAGGAATAAACACAGCCGGTGAAATAAATTTTCCTTCGGCGGTTCGCCAGCGCAATAATGCTTCAGCGCCAATAACCTTGCCGGTAATTAAGCTAAGTTGAGGCTGATACCAAAGTTCTAAACGATTATCTGCAAAATCAGTGCGTAGTTGCCTGATCATACCTAAACGCCAAAGTGTTTCATCTTCCATTTCTTTTTTGTAATAAACAAAATTTTCGTGATTACTTTTCTTGGCTAAATTCAAGGCGATGTTTATTTGATTAAGAACTTTTACCCCTTGCGAACCGGCACTACTTTTTGAGCACAGCCCAAAACATGCCGTTACAGGTAATAATTGTTCTCCCGCGGTAAACGAACGATGAAATAATGACATTAACTTGTCAGGGTTTACACTCTCAGCTGGACCAATAACACCAAAGACATCGGCACCCATTCGAGCAAGCTGACAATGTTTTCCTAGTTCTTTCATACGCTCTGTAACAGCGAGCAACAGCTTATTACCTAAATCTTGTCCTAAGCCATCATTAATATCACTAAAGTGATTTATGTCTATTAAGGCGGCAACAAGATTGGGTTCTTCTGATTGACTAAATTTGTCGAGTAAATTAACAAACTCTAAACGATTTGGCAGCTCAGTCAGCCAATCACGATAGGCAGCATTACGTAGTTTTTGAAAAAGGTGAACATTTTCATAACCGATGGCGACATTGGCTAAAAACACTTCGATTAACTGTATTTGAAGATCAGTTAACTCTTGCTCAAATTCAAGATAAATAACCGCTCTATAACCACCGCTGGCTAAATACAATACCGCATAATCACTACCATAATTATTTTGTTTTTGAGTGAAACAGCTACTCATGCGATCTTGTGCTGATTCTCTGTCGAAGCACGAAATTTTTTGATTAATCAGTTCGGCGTTATGACCGATTTGACCTAAAATATGTAAGCTTAAATCGTCAGATCCCTCAATAATACCTTGCCCACGAGCACAAAAAACACTGCAATGGCTTTTACTCAATTTAATTAATTGCGACAACACACCTTCTGCATATTCATGAATACTGTGCAGTTCAAGTAAATCAGCTGTAGCACTAATTATTTTTTCGAGGCCCAAGCGGTTTTGATTGACCGAATGAATTTGTTGATATGAACGAACAGCCGCATAAACGGTAGTCACTAACTTACGACGAGTTAACTCTGTTTTGGTTTTATAGTCATTGATATCATAATCTTTGATAACACTTTCTTCAGGAGCATAGCCTGGTTGACCGGTTCTCAAAACAATACGTATATCTTGGCGAGATAAAGTTTCTCGAATATGTTTTACAACATTTAAGCCAGCATCATCCGTTTCCATAACAACATCGAGTAATACCAAAACGATGTCCTCGTGCTCTTCAATAAGCTGACATGCGTCACGCCCAGAGTAAGCATGTATATACTCTAGATTTTTACCTAAGACGACTAGATCTGAGAGTGCTAACTGAGTAACAGAGTGAATTTCGGGGTCGTCATCAACAATCAGAACCTTCCACGTTTCAGCACTGCCATCATTTAGAATTTCATCTTCATCACTATCATCAATAAATAAAAAGTCGTCATTATTATTTTCAGAAGCCTGCATATCGTCCTCAATTAACCAGAAAAATACTACTGATTAAGGTTTTTTTTACATATCAAATTTTATTATGAATCATATTCCCAATAAACTACATAATAAGAGTCAGTTAAATAATATTCAACCTAGAATTACAATTATATTCATAATTTCAATTGCTTCCTTAATTTATATTAAGTTTAGATGAATAAAGAGAATATTGCTGATTTTAATTTTCCAGCGTATGCTTAGAAAAAATAGTAATGAAAATAATATATTAGTTACGGTAATTTTTATGAAAGACATCAACGAACCCTCAACTGCACCGCTGGTTATTACTGAGGAGCCGATTAACACTGAAGTAATAAAAACAACAGAATCTACGGCTAAAAATAGCGGCAATAAAAAAAATGCTGGTGTTTCTTCCCAAATGCAACTGCTTGCCTTGGCTAAAAACTTTGTACTTGATGGTGGCTTAATTTCTTCAGAAAAACAGATGCCATTAGAAGAAAGAACCCAAAAAAGAGCACGAATTGCCGCATTACGAAAGCAAGAGAACCTTGAAACTATTATAAAAAAGTCAGTAAATTACTGTTCTGCTACCGAATTTACCCATAAAGCAGACGCTGATTGGTTTAGTACCTTTACCGAACTCGCCGAAGATGTCAGTAATACCACCATGCAAAATTTGTGGGCAAAAATACTAGCAGGGGAAATATCACAACCCGGTTCATTTTCCACTAAAACCCTCAAGGTTTTTCGTGCCATGAGTATTACGGAAGCAAAATTGTTAGCAAAGGCCTGTAGTTTAGCGGTAACAGAACAAACAAAAAGAAATATACGTATTATTTCAGGAGCCTATCAGACACCTGGCTTGCTAAACTTTTTTAATAAAAATAGAGAACAGAATATACCTTTTAACCAATTTTCATTGAGCTATGCTGATTTATTAATTCTAGCCGATAATCATCTGGTCTTTATTCAAGAGACAGAATCTAGCCCAATGAACAAGTCAGAGTCGTTCCATTTTAACTTTAACGGTAAGCCATTAACGCTCACCGCAAAAAAATCATCTTGTGTACTGAAGTTTTATAAATTTACGCCAATAGGCAGCGAGCTAGCACGTCTGATCAGCGATAATATTGATGATGTTTATTTACAGCATTTAAAAAGTGCATTAAGCGAAAACTTTTCAATTATAGAGGGATAACATTGGTGGTTTGAGAGCCACCAATGTAGATACAGATACAAGCCCCTCTGACTACTACAGCCCCGTCATCCTGCTATAAGTCCCGTCATCCTGAACTTCCCCCAATACAGATACTGAAACAAGTTCAGCATGACGACAAGAGGACACATCAAAACCTGCACTATCAGCTAGGCCTCTTCACTAAGCTTCAAGATCCCAATACCGATACTGAAACAAGTTCAGCATGACGACAAGAGTGCACATCAGACCCTGCAACTATCGACCAGATAGCCTCACCAAGCTTCAAGCTCCCAATACCGATACTGAAACAAGTTCATTATGACGACAAAAGTGCACATCAAAACCTGCACTATCAGCTAGGCCTCTTCACTAAGCTTCAAGATCCCAATACTGATACTGAAACAAGTTCAGCATGACGACAAGAGTGCACATCAGACCCTGCAACTATCGACCAGATAGCCTCACCAAGCTTCAAGCTCCGAATAAAGATGTAAGCCTCTTCATACTGCTA from Colwellia sp. PAMC 20917 includes these protein-coding regions:
- the fadA gene encoding acetyl-CoA C-acyltransferase FadA: MKEVVIVDCIRTPMGRSRAGVFRNVRAEGLSAHLMQQLLVRNPNLDPSLIEDIIWGNVKQTKEQGFNIARNAQLLTDIPKTVGAVTVNRLCGSSMQALHDATTNIMCGQGDVFIVGGVEHMGHVPMMYDVDFDPALSKYISRAAGNMGLTAELLGKQFGITREQQDAFAARSHRKAYEAQLAGRWDNEIVATQGHDAMGALTLVEHDEVIRPETTIETLAGLRPVFDPVNGTVTAGTSSALSDGASAMLVMSADRAKELGLTPRARIRGMAVAGCDPSTMGFGPVPATKKALKRAGLSLADIELAEFNEAFAAQALSCVKSLGLEDRAEDMINLNGGAIALGHPLGCSGSRITGTLLNLMEGQDVSIGLATMCIGLGQGIATVIERV
- a CDS encoding bifunctional diguanylate cyclase/phosphodiesterase; translated protein: MQASENNNDDFLFIDDSDEDEILNDGSAETWKVLIVDDDPEIHSVTQLALSDLVVLGKNLEYIHAYSGRDACQLIEEHEDIVLVLLDVVMETDDAGLNVVKHIRETLSRQDIRIVLRTGQPGYAPEESVIKDYDINDYKTKTELTRRKLVTTVYAAVRSYQQIHSVNQNRLGLEKIISATADLLELHSIHEYAEGVLSQLIKLSKSHCSVFCARGQGIIEGSDDLSLHILGQIGHNAELINQKISCFDRESAQDRMSSCFTQKQNNYGSDYAVLYLASGGYRAVIYLEFEQELTDLQIQLIEVFLANVAIGYENVHLFQKLRNAAYRDWLTELPNRLEFVNLLDKFSQSEEPNLVAALIDINHFSDINDGLGQDLGNKLLLAVTERMKELGKHCQLARMGADVFGVIGPAESVNPDKLMSLFHRSFTAGEQLLPVTACFGLCSKSSAGSQGVKVLNQINIALNLAKKSNHENFVYYKKEMEDETLWRLGMIRQLRTDFADNRLELWYQPQLSLITGKVIGAEALLRWRTAEGKFISPAVFIPLAEYSGLIVEIGDWVINQACKQIKVLEQQKFDHVGISVNVSIPQFKRDNFVDSIIQATINHDVKPSKLELEITENILMDEPQVVIDALVKLKAEGISIALDDFGTGYSSMSYLQQLPLDRLKVDRSFITGIAEPGQSLIADTIINLGKQMNLKVIAEGIEEEEQQAHLIAQGCDEVQGFFYAKPMPADEFLTFLRNNK
- a CDS encoding manganese-dependent inorganic pyrophosphatase, which codes for MPNYAVGHKTPDSDSICSAIALSYLKTTLGEETVPARLGELSPETLFILDKFGFEQPELKTSFAGEGIYIVDHSDRIQGPDDIDEATILGIIDHHKLGDITTSTPLEIWVRPVGCTNTIIKMMYDFYDVEIPKNIAGAMMCAILSDTVIFKSPTCTTADIKCVEALAEIAGISDAKALGMEMFEVKSAVLGTPIRDLVLRDFKDFNMHGNLVGIGQLEVLDLAIFDDMKLELFADIAKLKAEGKRHTVLLLLTDIMKEGSEMLVISDNADLTEKAYGKPLVDGKVWLDGVLSRKKQVVPPLQDSLA
- a CDS encoding TIGR03899 family protein → MKDINEPSTAPLVITEEPINTEVIKTTESTAKNSGNKKNAGVSSQMQLLALAKNFVLDGGLISSEKQMPLEERTQKRARIAALRKQENLETIIKKSVNYCSATEFTHKADADWFSTFTELAEDVSNTTMQNLWAKILAGEISQPGSFSTKTLKVFRAMSITEAKLLAKACSLAVTEQTKRNIRIISGAYQTPGLLNFFNKNREQNIPFNQFSLSYADLLILADNHLVFIQETESSPMNKSESFHFNFNGKPLTLTAKKSSCVLKFYKFTPIGSELARLISDNIDDVYLQHLKSALSENFSIIEG
- the fadB gene encoding fatty acid oxidation complex subunit alpha FadB, whose product is MLFQGQNLSAELLNDGIVEFKFDAQGSVNKFDQQTFKEYIEVVAAINNCADAKGVLVTSGKSNFIVGADITEFLTMFKLPEAELIPWIKGGSDVFDSFEDIKLPTIVALNGFALGGGCEMSLACDYRIADTTCSIGLPEVKLGLIPGFGGTVRLPRIIGADNAVEWMSTGKAFKPEQAMAVGLLDAVVAPEHLREAAINMLKQAMSGKLNWQAKRQQKLEALKLSPVESIMTFNTCKGMIAAKAGKHYPAPMMMVKTIEAAALLGRTEAMLIENTNFAKLAKTDAATAQIGLFMADQVVKGKAKKAAKMATKQVNKAAVLGAGIMGGGIAYQSAYKGTPIIMKDINDAALDLGLNTAAGILTKQVERGRMNIKTMAGVLNNITPTLSYDSVKDVDIVVEAVVENPKVKGMVLAEVESFLSEDAILTSNTSTISIDLLAQSVKRPENFCGMHFFNPVNKMPLVEVIRGKATSEETVAAVVAYAAKMGKSPIVVNDCPGFYINRVLFPYFAGFSQLMLEGVDFAAVDKIMEKQFGWPMGPAYLLDVVGVDTADHCTGVMSSGFPTRMAKIDNDPVSTLYSNKRLGQKNGKGFYDYGQDKRGRPTKVASADAYALFESTCADKKEFSSEDIIARLMIPMVNEVVRCLEEGVVDTAAEADMGLIYGIGFPPFRGGAIRYLETLGLTNFITMADKYAHLGEIYQVTDGLREMAKSGKSYFNTDVKTA
- a CDS encoding GNAT family N-acetyltransferase — its product is MKINNSARLSYRLMSADDAELLYQLDQDPEVMRFISDGNPSSRETITNVLLPRMQKYLSPTKGWGLWQVNITETDQYIGWVLVRPMNFFSALPEFDNLELGWRFFQTSWGQGFASEAAQHIKDALAINPEYEKFSAIADENNLASIGVMKKIGMSYLKTYLHIDPLFECNVAYYQLQNT